Proteins co-encoded in one uncultured Draconibacterium sp. genomic window:
- a CDS encoding ATP-binding cassette domain-containing protein, with amino-acid sequence MDKKTVIKLLDASIYQYDNLVLSGVDVEVKEGEFIYVVGKVGTGKTSLIKTLNAELPLEFGSGSVLDFDLVGLKKRNIPQLRRRLGVVFQDFRLLTDRNVYANLAFVLKATGWKNKLEIENRVDEVLERVGMLHKKEKMPHHLSGGEQQRVVIARAILNYADIILADEPTGNLDPETSEDILDLFIQLNNEGKTILMATHDYAAIAKKHARTLVCINGKLQDSAKNTVELEFENLLEKNV; translated from the coding sequence ATGGACAAAAAAACAGTCATAAAGTTGCTGGATGCCAGCATTTACCAGTACGATAATCTGGTGCTTTCGGGCGTTGATGTTGAGGTAAAGGAAGGTGAGTTTATTTATGTGGTTGGAAAAGTGGGAACTGGGAAAACCAGTCTGATAAAAACACTGAACGCCGAATTACCTCTGGAATTTGGCTCGGGGAGTGTATTGGATTTTGATTTGGTAGGACTGAAAAAACGGAATATTCCACAATTGAGAAGACGGCTGGGTGTTGTTTTTCAGGATTTCCGTTTGCTGACCGACCGGAATGTGTATGCAAATCTGGCTTTTGTGTTAAAAGCTACCGGATGGAAAAACAAGCTGGAAATTGAAAATCGTGTTGATGAAGTACTTGAGCGTGTTGGAATGTTGCATAAAAAGGAAAAAATGCCGCATCACTTAAGTGGTGGCGAGCAGCAACGTGTGGTTATTGCGCGTGCTATTTTAAATTATGCCGATATTATTTTGGCCGACGAGCCCACCGGGAACCTCGACCCCGAAACTTCAGAGGATATTCTGGACTTGTTTATCCAGTTAAACAACGAAGGGAAAACCATTTTAATGGCTACGCACGATTATGCTGCAATAGCCAAAAAGCATGCGCGAACACTGGTTTGTATCAATGGGAAGTTGCAGGATTCGGCAAAAAATACCGTTGAATTAGAGTTTGAAAATCTACTGGAGAAAAATGTGTAA
- a CDS encoding tetratricopeptide repeat protein — protein MRTIQILLSLFIIIGSFQQVRAQETAYFDDVRKDIDIAKELYNKGKYISTYRQFEKIQKRVEPKSELYSEAEYFKAVSALHSGYRSGDKLIRTFVETYPDSPYMNSAQFNLGKNQFEKRQYTLAIRTFAKVDRSDLSENERIELQYQNGFANLELGNTDVAYREFMAIRNTNNLYSKPATYYCAHILYLREDYDAAIEAFRALNNDPTYSPVIPLYVSHIYYKQKKYSEVVNYTTSIIDDVQKEHQPELAKIVGDSYFHLGQYENAIPYLERYFKTSGTKTREENYILGFCYYHTNKFAEAAKLLQKAATGEDEMTQNAYYHLADCFIKLDEKEKAKTAYNAASEFNFNPDIKEDALFSYAKLTYELSYSPFNETIKAFDRYIAEYPNSPKNAEAYKILGEVYMVTKNYKDAIESIEKIQNKTPDILKAYQRVTFYRGLELFNNLMYNEAIENFDLSLTNGNYSKEIKAQALYWKSEALYRVGDYDNSIASYNQFAQSSSSANDAEALSADYNMGYAYLKNDNKEAAQQHFRKYVEKMQGKRTPKIADAYNRIGDYYFLNTNYAQAIDNYEHAYNIKMLEADYALLQIAFCQGLQRKQQDKINNLNLLLREFPESDYYDDALYELGRANERLGKNFEAVRQYQEIVKNHPNSNYYRNALLQLGLINYNNGDFNKALSQYKEVAENYKGTPEANSALQGIKNCYVELNNVDAYFAYVKRLGGDVSVSASEQDQLTYSAAERVYMAGNNDADVQLQQYLNQYPNGAYSTNAHFYLAELEYKEGNYAEANSHYSFVANQPDNIFTEQALARASELTYNAGDYDTALNLFNRLEEKSTGKWNSLRANTGQMRCQLVKQNYKAVIVSAEKVNKSDVANEALKKETDYAIGKSNYELGNLSSAISPLRDVAKDTKLEQGAEAKYLLAEIYYRDNNKAKAEKEIVDFIDKGTPYTYWLGKAFLLLANIYEDSGDQFQAKHTLKSLAENYNNDNDGIKTEAQQRLNVILEKEAQQQQNAVDSSFQMEIKQN, from the coding sequence ATGAGAACAATACAAATTTTGTTATCTCTTTTTATCATTATTGGTTCTTTTCAGCAAGTCAGGGCGCAGGAAACGGCTTATTTCGATGATGTGAGAAAGGATATCGACATCGCAAAAGAACTCTACAACAAAGGAAAATACATTTCAACCTACCGGCAATTCGAGAAAATCCAGAAACGGGTTGAGCCCAAATCTGAATTATATTCTGAAGCCGAATATTTCAAAGCAGTTTCGGCACTTCATTCCGGTTACCGCTCGGGCGACAAACTGATCCGCACTTTTGTTGAAACTTATCCTGATAGTCCGTATATGAACAGCGCGCAATTTAACCTGGGTAAGAACCAGTTTGAAAAAAGGCAATATACGCTGGCAATTCGCACTTTTGCCAAAGTAGATCGCAGCGACCTGTCGGAAAACGAACGCATTGAATTGCAATACCAAAACGGGTTTGCGAACCTCGAGCTAGGAAATACTGACGTTGCCTATCGCGAGTTTATGGCTATCCGAAACACCAACAATTTATACAGCAAACCAGCCACCTACTATTGTGCGCACATTTTGTACTTAAGAGAGGATTATGATGCTGCGATTGAAGCTTTTAGGGCGTTAAACAACGACCCGACTTATTCGCCGGTAATTCCGCTGTATGTAAGCCATATTTACTACAAACAAAAGAAATACAGCGAGGTAGTAAACTACACCACTTCGATTATCGACGACGTACAAAAAGAGCATCAACCCGAACTGGCGAAAATTGTTGGCGATTCGTATTTTCATTTGGGGCAGTATGAAAATGCCATTCCATACCTCGAAAGATATTTTAAAACATCGGGAACAAAAACACGGGAAGAAAATTACATCCTTGGATTTTGTTACTACCACACCAATAAATTTGCCGAGGCAGCCAAATTGCTTCAAAAAGCGGCTACCGGTGAAGACGAAATGACACAAAATGCTTACTACCATTTAGCCGATTGTTTTATCAAACTCGATGAAAAGGAAAAGGCAAAAACAGCCTACAATGCAGCATCCGAATTCAACTTCAACCCGGATATTAAAGAAGATGCGCTTTTCAGTTATGCCAAATTAACCTACGAACTGTCGTACTCACCATTCAACGAAACCATAAAAGCTTTCGACCGCTATATTGCAGAATATCCCAACTCCCCAAAAAACGCCGAAGCCTACAAAATTCTGGGCGAAGTGTACATGGTAACCAAAAACTATAAAGATGCTATTGAGTCGATTGAGAAAATACAAAACAAAACACCTGACATTTTAAAAGCTTATCAGCGTGTAACATTTTATCGCGGGTTGGAGTTGTTCAATAACCTGATGTACAACGAGGCAATCGAAAATTTCGATCTATCGCTGACCAATGGAAACTACAGCAAAGAAATAAAAGCACAAGCACTTTACTGGAAATCGGAAGCCCTGTACCGTGTGGGAGATTACGACAATTCAATCGCATCGTACAACCAGTTCGCACAAAGCTCGTCATCAGCAAACGATGCTGAAGCATTAAGTGCCGACTACAACATGGGATATGCTTATCTGAAAAATGATAACAAAGAAGCAGCACAACAACATTTCCGCAAATATGTGGAGAAAATGCAGGGCAAACGAACACCTAAAATTGCCGACGCCTACAACCGTATTGGCGATTATTATTTTCTGAATACAAACTATGCGCAGGCCATAGATAATTACGAACATGCCTACAACATAAAAATGCTGGAAGCCGATTATGCACTATTACAAATTGCGTTTTGTCAAGGGCTTCAGCGTAAACAACAAGACAAAATCAACAACCTGAACCTGTTGTTACGCGAGTTTCCCGAGTCGGATTACTACGATGACGCTTTGTACGAGCTGGGACGCGCGAACGAACGACTAGGCAAGAATTTCGAAGCCGTTCGCCAATATCAGGAGATTGTTAAAAATCATCCTAACAGCAATTACTACCGAAATGCACTATTGCAACTCGGATTGATAAATTACAACAATGGCGACTTTAACAAAGCCCTCAGTCAATACAAAGAAGTAGCCGAAAACTACAAAGGTACCCCCGAGGCTAATTCGGCTTTACAAGGTATAAAAAACTGTTACGTAGAACTAAACAATGTGGATGCATATTTCGCTTACGTAAAACGTTTGGGTGGCGACGTTAGCGTTAGTGCATCGGAACAGGATCAATTAACCTATTCGGCTGCAGAACGTGTTTATATGGCAGGAAATAATGATGCCGATGTTCAGCTGCAACAGTACCTAAATCAATATCCAAACGGAGCTTACTCAACCAATGCACATTTCTATCTGGCAGAATTAGAATACAAAGAAGGCAACTACGCGGAAGCTAATTCGCACTACTCGTTTGTAGCCAACCAACCCGATAATATTTTTACAGAACAAGCGCTTGCACGTGCGTCGGAGCTTACCTACAACGCCGGCGATTACGACACTGCACTAAATCTGTTTAATCGTTTAGAAGAAAAATCAACCGGAAAATGGAATTCGCTTCGTGCAAACACCGGCCAAATGCGTTGTCAGCTTGTCAAGCAAAATTATAAGGCAGTGATTGTATCTGCCGAAAAAGTAAACAAATCGGATGTAGCCAACGAAGCACTGAAAAAGGAGACCGATTATGCCATTGGGAAATCGAATTACGAATTGGGTAATTTAAGTTCGGCAATAAGTCCGTTACGCGATGTGGCAAAAGATACCAAACTGGAACAAGGAGCTGAAGCGAAATACCTCTTAGCTGAAATTTATTACCGTGACAATAACAAGGCAAAAGCCGAAAAGGAAATCGTTGATTTTATAGACAAAGGAACTCCGTATACCTACTGGCTGGGAAAAGCCTTTTTATTGCTGGCCAACATTTACGAAGATAGCGGCGACCAGTTTCAGGCAAAACATACCTTAAAAAGCCTTGCTGAAAACTACAACAACGACAACGATGGAATAAAAACAGAAGCGCAGCAACGCCTTAATGTTATTCTGGAAAAAGAAGCGCAACAGCAGCAAAACGCGGTAGACAGCTCGTTCCAAATGGAAATTAAACAAAACTAA